In one Catenovulum adriaticum genomic region, the following are encoded:
- a CDS encoding recombinase family protein — MAKVGYIRVSTVEQNTDRQLAGLTLDKIFEDKCSGKDTNRPALKQLLDYVRSGDEIHVHDISRLARNLEDLLNIVKSVNDKGIAIHFHKENLAFTGESNPMQDLMLSLLGSVYQFERSMLKERQLEGIAQAKSKGKYKGRPNNKELHDKIIELKAGGLSLRKIADQCGCALSTVQRVVNT, encoded by the coding sequence ATGGCAAAGGTTGGTTATATTCGGGTTTCGACAGTTGAGCAAAACACAGACCGTCAATTAGCAGGTTTAACACTGGATAAAATATTTGAAGATAAATGCAGCGGTAAAGACACAAACCGCCCAGCATTAAAGCAATTACTTGATTACGTGCGTTCAGGTGATGAAATACACGTACACGATATAAGCCGCCTAGCTCGTAACCTTGAAGATTTATTGAATATTGTTAAATCAGTTAATGATAAAGGTATAGCTATTCATTTTCATAAAGAGAATCTGGCATTTACTGGGGAATCAAACCCTATGCAAGATTTGATGCTTAGTCTATTGGGCAGTGTGTACCAGTTCGAGCGATCAATGTTAAAAGAACGTCAACTAGAGGGCATAGCGCAAGCTAAATCTAAAGGTAAATATAAAGGCCGACCAAACAATAAAGAATTACATGATAAGATTATTGAACTTAAAGCGGGTGGTTTATCACTTCGTAAAATAGCGGATCAATGCGGCTGTGCATTATCAACCGTTCAACGTGTAGTTAATACATAA
- a CDS encoding DUF3800 domain-containing protein, translating into MSQTYNVYCDESCHLENDKQKAMVLGAVWCATDKRREVAERIREIKQKHGLSKQFEIKWTKVSPSKLAFYLDVIDYFFDDDDLHFRGVVAPDKNILEHGKFGQSHDDWYYKMYFVMLKAIFKPQSKYRVYIDIKDTLGAEKISTLHDVLCNNAYDYSRKMVERIQQVHSDEAEQLQLADLLIGALSYLHRGLSESTAKNAIIERIRKRSGYALLKNTLQMETKFNLLIWEPRA; encoded by the coding sequence ATGAGCCAAACATATAACGTTTATTGTGATGAGTCTTGCCACTTAGAAAATGACAAACAAAAAGCGATGGTGCTGGGCGCAGTATGGTGTGCTACAGATAAGCGACGAGAGGTTGCTGAGCGCATTCGTGAGATTAAACAAAAACACGGCTTATCAAAACAATTTGAGATTAAGTGGACTAAGGTTAGCCCCAGTAAACTGGCGTTTTATTTAGATGTGATAGACTATTTTTTTGATGACGATGATCTACATTTTAGAGGCGTAGTTGCGCCAGATAAAAATATTTTAGAACATGGTAAGTTTGGTCAAAGCCATGATGATTGGTATTACAAAATGTACTTTGTAATGTTAAAAGCGATTTTTAAACCACAATCAAAATACCGTGTTTATATTGATATTAAGGACACACTTGGCGCAGAAAAAATAAGTACGTTACATGATGTACTTTGTAATAACGCTTACGATTATTCACGGAAAATGGTCGAGCGCATTCAACAAGTTCATTCAGACGAAGCAGAGCAATTACAGCTGGCAGATTTATTAATTGGCGCTTTGTCATACCTCCACCGAGGCTTAAGCGAAAGCACCGCCAAAAATGCCATTATTGAGCGTATTCGAAAACGTAGCGGATATGCGCTGTTAAAAAATACCTTACAAATGGAAACCAAGTTTAATTTGTTAATTTGGGAGCCAAGAGCATGA
- a CDS encoding helix-turn-helix transcriptional regulator: protein MSIQTPNRFIKQPEILERFNISKSTMYNRINSGLFPKPCSLGDRAVAWLESDLNTIFNAIVAGKSNEELKNIVTELHSSRSH from the coding sequence ATGTCCATTCAAACACCAAACCGTTTTATAAAACAACCTGAAATTTTAGAGCGGTTTAACATTTCTAAATCCACTATGTATAACCGTATTAATTCCGGTCTATTTCCAAAACCTTGCTCACTTGGTGATCGAGCCGTTGCTTGGCTAGAGAGCGATTTAAATACTATTTTCAACGCCATCGTTGCTGGTAAAAGTAATGAAGAACTCAAAAATATAGTTACTGAGCTTCATTCAAGCCGCTCACATTAA
- a CDS encoding GIY-YIG nuclease family protein, protein MDIEIKAAIDGIDWCYSKELIQTETLKAKYKKGTRVYIVENQTDGLLKNIKTNSGRVLIGFLPDEAIDWVTCQEATGETVYGVIHKVEGVFPYLKVEVKLSINPIEIPKAQQSSRSAKTPIRQTKTLTPVLKPANNKAKHPITNKAFATKSLDKFIKDNRGVCGIYCIYSKEFATYIGQSVDVGGRVRKHFYELKSNKHHNTQMQKDWNDRAERFFTYHLIKSCDVEELDELEALYIEKYQTYRYGYNSTPDGQKSRYYVNEVTPYEVSYSQSLNDNIICNIDETISKDSVIEDQSETHNRYGSSEKSSTYSDTSVKQKKLPEQDGYRYKQHTGGIAEKFAHTPKENDSGARANSDKPADNQKSHFNTSAYREDKEVTSDQDFSYTADRFERADYEKILNSLTAKFENEANNLRLMDGWLMVTFKNSRRFSGRNAKSIKPFKIIRLSLLAEIKRFDKKLDISSLTELLKKIDDYIHHYT, encoded by the coding sequence ATGGATATTGAAATTAAAGCTGCTATTGACGGAATAGACTGGTGCTATAGTAAAGAACTAATTCAAACTGAAACCCTGAAAGCCAAGTACAAAAAAGGCACTCGAGTTTATATCGTAGAAAATCAAACCGATGGTTTGTTAAAAAACATCAAAACTAATTCTGGACGGGTTTTAATTGGCTTTTTACCGGATGAAGCTATTGATTGGGTCACATGTCAAGAAGCAACAGGTGAAACTGTTTATGGTGTTATTCATAAAGTTGAAGGTGTTTTTCCTTACCTAAAGGTTGAAGTTAAACTCTCTATAAACCCCATTGAGATACCAAAGGCACAACAATCGTCCCGTTCAGCTAAAACTCCTATTAGGCAAACCAAAACTTTAACACCAGTTTTAAAACCTGCCAATAATAAAGCAAAACACCCTATCACCAATAAAGCTTTTGCAACTAAGTCGCTCGATAAATTTATCAAAGATAATCGCGGGGTATGCGGAATTTATTGTATTTACTCAAAGGAGTTTGCAACTTACATAGGTCAATCAGTTGATGTTGGAGGGCGGGTTAGAAAGCATTTTTACGAGCTAAAAAGCAATAAGCATCATAATACTCAAATGCAAAAGGACTGGAACGACAGGGCTGAACGTTTTTTTACATACCATTTAATTAAAAGTTGTGATGTCGAAGAATTAGACGAACTGGAAGCTTTGTACATCGAAAAATATCAAACTTATCGCTATGGTTACAATAGCACGCCGGATGGTCAAAAAAGCAGATATTATGTCAATGAAGTTACGCCTTACGAAGTAAGCTATTCACAGAGCTTGAATGATAATATTATCTGCAATATTGATGAAACTATAAGTAAAGATAGCGTGATAGAAGATCAGTCAGAGACACATAACCGATATGGTTCAAGCGAGAAAAGTTCAACATATTCAGATACAAGTGTTAAACAGAAAAAGTTACCTGAGCAAGATGGTTATCGTTATAAACAACACACCGGCGGTATAGCTGAAAAGTTTGCTCATACCCCAAAAGAAAATGACTCTGGCGCCAGAGCAAACAGCGATAAGCCAGCTGACAATCAAAAGTCACATTTTAATACTTCTGCTTATAGGGAAGATAAAGAAGTCACTAGCGATCAAGATTTTTCATATACAGCTGACCGGTTTGAACGAGCGGATTATGAAAAAATATTGAATTCATTAACCGCAAAATTTGAAAATGAAGCCAATAATCTCAGGTTGATGGATGGTTGGCTCATGGTGACTTTTAAAAATTCCAGAAGGTTTTCTGGCCGAAATGCGAAATCAATTAAACCGTTTAAGATAATTCGGTTATCGTTACTAGCTGAAATTAAACGCTTTGACAAAAAGCTGGACATTTCGAGTTTAACAGAGCTACTGAAAAAGATTGATGATTATATCCACCACTATACTTAA
- a CDS encoding DUF927 domain-containing protein, which yields MQKLNFKAVNDAALARAEQVAAHYAPNGTRQGHEWLALNPTRSDNKKGSFSINLNTGVWADFSTSDKGGDFIDLVAYIENTGKGAACKRLAEFLGVNSSAGGVNNKAPAKLPANKPNTPAFIPVPPPASAANLCPTEHYQNGTPSKIWNYTNAKGVLIIRVMRFDSADGNKTYRPLAYGSKKGQAPKWHWQQLPDNRPLYNLPAVSSQCENVVLVEGEKAADAAKSLFTDYVASTWSGAVKAVAKTDFSPLASKNVLFWPDNDEAGQEIIDKLKAVLESVKVKSFNVVNLAFFSSYKPTDKGLSAGGEWPEKADAFEAVQMGFTAKHISAAIKKGVFIQPDENEAVEAIDEDQPEWMPKGFKIDDNGLYAFNPQTESYSYISKPIHVLALSRNANGDGLNWGKLVEFSDFDEQSKQWNIPNKLFNDNGGQAILKELLDRGFEFEPRRNSKKQVLEYLEASKPTKRMKLTQSRGWHDKYRAFVLHDKVLGDNKANLMFYSERPFKTDLSSKGTLEEWRENVSRYCIGNPFLTFSVSLALAAPLVELMGFETMGFHLFGDSSLGKSTSLNIGNSVYGDPKNYGRTFRGTDNGLEMLAADRNSLFLTLDEIHEADPNQLGGIVYMLGNGQEKTRAAAYGAGSSDIRKWHLAFLSSGEHTLAQRLAEIGKKATGGQAQRLIELHACLHEDETIKKKMGSLNELHNFDHGSKLAEYLSEQMRHYHGCAFPAFIEALLASDINKMQTYIAEFIKGFTDQVVSEQASGQAKRAAKKFALVAAAGVLASNFNITGWTKEQAIESAYTLFMHWLNARGGEGNMEVIEIIKHVRLQFELNGEARFTRWDEVKTMSDEPSTVIDTHVPRTSEQWGFKRSIVEKSTLDGDTLAFEYYVYPTVFEQVVCRGYDHKRVARLLKNLGALVLTDSEHKEGRLKTKTRVPGSGKKRISVYRIDGSQLSDDDELAKIAA from the coding sequence ATGCAAAAATTAAACTTTAAAGCAGTGAATGACGCTGCATTAGCAAGGGCTGAGCAAGTAGCGGCTCATTATGCCCCCAATGGAACACGGCAAGGCCATGAATGGTTAGCACTCAACCCAACACGGTCAGATAATAAAAAGGGAAGTTTTTCAATTAACTTAAATACGGGTGTTTGGGCTGACTTTTCAACCAGTGACAAAGGGGGCGATTTTATCGACCTGGTGGCTTATATTGAAAACACCGGAAAAGGCGCAGCCTGTAAGCGCTTAGCTGAATTTTTAGGTGTTAATAGTTCAGCTGGTGGTGTAAATAATAAAGCCCCAGCTAAACTACCGGCTAATAAACCTAATACACCCGCTTTTATTCCAGTGCCGCCACCCGCAAGCGCTGCGAACCTATGCCCGACCGAACATTATCAAAACGGTACACCGTCTAAAATCTGGAATTATACAAACGCTAAAGGCGTTTTAATTATCCGAGTTATGCGCTTTGATTCAGCAGATGGCAATAAAACCTATCGGCCATTAGCTTATGGCTCTAAAAAAGGACAAGCGCCAAAATGGCATTGGCAACAGTTGCCAGATAATCGCCCCTTGTACAATCTGCCAGCGGTAAGTAGCCAATGTGAAAACGTGGTATTAGTTGAAGGCGAAAAAGCCGCAGATGCCGCAAAAAGCTTATTTACTGATTATGTGGCTAGTACGTGGTCTGGCGCAGTTAAAGCCGTGGCTAAAACTGACTTTAGCCCGTTAGCGAGTAAAAACGTTTTATTCTGGCCGGACAATGATGAAGCCGGACAAGAGATAATCGACAAGCTAAAAGCCGTTTTAGAATCGGTTAAGGTTAAATCGTTTAACGTGGTTAACCTTGCCTTTTTTAGCAGCTATAAACCCACTGATAAAGGTTTATCTGCCGGTGGTGAATGGCCGGAAAAGGCAGACGCTTTTGAAGCCGTGCAAATGGGGTTTACCGCAAAGCATATTAGCGCAGCAATTAAAAAAGGGGTATTCATTCAGCCAGATGAAAACGAAGCTGTAGAAGCAATTGACGAAGATCAGCCCGAATGGATGCCCAAAGGCTTTAAGATAGATGATAATGGCCTGTATGCCTTTAACCCGCAAACGGAAAGCTACAGCTATATATCAAAACCTATTCATGTATTGGCCTTATCCCGCAACGCAAACGGAGATGGTTTAAACTGGGGTAAGCTGGTGGAGTTTAGCGACTTTGACGAACAGAGTAAGCAATGGAATATTCCCAACAAGCTGTTTAATGATAATGGCGGCCAAGCCATATTAAAAGAATTGTTAGACCGTGGTTTTGAGTTTGAACCAAGGCGCAATAGTAAAAAACAGGTACTGGAATATTTAGAGGCCAGCAAACCCACAAAACGAATGAAGCTGACCCAGTCGCGCGGGTGGCATGATAAATACCGTGCTTTTGTACTTCATGACAAAGTATTGGGCGATAACAAAGCTAACTTAATGTTTTACAGTGAACGCCCTTTTAAAACTGATTTAAGCAGTAAAGGGACACTGGAAGAATGGCGGGAAAATGTAAGCCGGTATTGCATCGGCAACCCGTTCTTAACGTTTTCGGTTAGCTTGGCTTTAGCTGCGCCACTGGTTGAACTCATGGGCTTTGAAACGATGGGCTTTCACTTATTTGGGGATTCAAGCTTAGGCAAATCAACATCGCTTAATATTGGTAATTCCGTTTATGGTGACCCAAAAAACTATGGCCGCACGTTCAGAGGCACAGACAACGGCCTTGAAATGTTAGCCGCTGACCGTAACAGCCTGTTTTTAACACTGGATGAAATACACGAAGCTGACCCAAACCAGCTAGGCGGCATCGTTTATATGCTTGGTAATGGTCAGGAAAAAACCAGAGCCGCAGCTTATGGGGCTGGCTCTAGTGATATTCGTAAATGGCATTTAGCGTTTTTATCCAGTGGTGAACATACTTTAGCCCAGCGCTTAGCCGAGATAGGCAAAAAAGCTACAGGTGGGCAAGCGCAAAGGCTTATAGAGTTACACGCTTGTTTACATGAAGATGAAACCATTAAAAAGAAAATGGGTTCATTAAACGAATTACACAACTTCGATCACGGCTCAAAACTGGCCGAATATTTAAGCGAACAAATGCGCCATTATCACGGCTGTGCGTTCCCTGCATTTATTGAGGCTTTACTTGCAAGTGATATTAATAAAATGCAGACCTATATAGCCGAATTTATCAAAGGCTTTACTGATCAGGTGGTGAGTGAACAAGCATCAGGCCAAGCTAAACGAGCAGCTAAAAAGTTTGCGCTGGTGGCTGCGGCTGGTGTATTAGCTAGTAACTTTAACATTACAGGCTGGACAAAAGAGCAAGCAATAGAATCGGCCTATACCCTATTTATGCATTGGCTTAATGCCCGTGGTGGTGAGGGTAACATGGAAGTCATCGAAATTATTAAGCATGTACGTTTGCAATTTGAACTAAACGGAGAGGCGCGCTTTACTCGTTGGGACGAGGTAAAAACCATGTCAGACGAACCCAGCACGGTGATTGATACCCACGTGCCCCGAACAAGTGAACAATGGGGCTTTAAACGTAGCATAGTGGAAAAAAGCACATTAGACGGTGATACGCTGGCCTTTGAATATTATGTTTACCCGACTGTATTTGAGCAGGTGGTTTGCCGTGGTTATGACCACAAGCGGGTGGCTCGTTTACTTAAAAACTTAGGCGCTTTGGTATTGACTGATAGTGAGCATAAAGAGGGACGCTTAAAAACAAAAACCAGAGTGCCGGGTTCAGGTAAAAAACGTATATCAGTATATAGGATAGATGGATCACAATTATCAGATGATGACGAACTAGCGAAAATAGCCGCTTAA
- a CDS encoding integrase domain-containing protein → MAKVKPLTNTQIKQAKPQEKVIKLADGDGLQLRIRPNGTKTWLLDYINPETKKRTSISLGSYPELSLSEARELRAQARKLIQQKIDPKRARETQNNEKQQKLQSTFELVAIKWFEVKKTTITKDYSDDIWRSLKLHLLPSLGKEPIDFITAQKMIETLKPIEAKGNLETVKRLCQRINEIMTYAVNTGILNHNPTAGIKAAFLKPKTKNMASITPDDLPNFLKTLNRASIKQVTRCLIEWQLHTMVRPGEAVKARWSEIDFENKLWHIPSETMKKNRAHIVPLTEQAIEILEFLKPISRHREFLFPADRDPKKHANEQTANAAIKRMGFKGLLVAHGLRSIASTALNEQGFDPDVIEACLAHVDKNEVRRAYNRTDYLDRRRPVMKWWSKFIEQSEKGLPENSLEGLKVVNE, encoded by the coding sequence ATGGCGAAAGTAAAACCCCTAACAAACACTCAAATTAAACAAGCGAAGCCACAAGAAAAAGTTATTAAACTTGCCGATGGCGATGGTCTTCAATTGCGCATCCGACCTAACGGTACTAAAACTTGGTTGCTCGATTATATTAATCCAGAAACAAAAAAACGCACCTCAATTAGCTTAGGTTCATATCCAGAGCTTTCCTTATCAGAAGCAAGAGAACTACGAGCGCAAGCTAGAAAGCTGATTCAACAAAAAATAGATCCTAAACGTGCTAGAGAAACTCAAAATAACGAAAAACAACAGAAACTACAAAGCACTTTTGAGTTAGTGGCAATCAAATGGTTTGAAGTAAAAAAGACGACCATCACCAAGGATTATTCGGACGATATATGGAGATCACTAAAACTACATTTGCTGCCTAGCTTAGGTAAAGAACCTATAGATTTTATTACCGCGCAAAAAATGATAGAAACCTTGAAGCCAATCGAAGCCAAAGGTAATCTGGAAACCGTTAAAAGATTGTGCCAGCGTATCAATGAAATTATGACTTACGCGGTAAATACAGGGATTTTAAACCATAATCCAACAGCTGGAATTAAGGCCGCATTTCTAAAACCTAAAACTAAAAATATGGCTTCTATTACACCGGACGATTTACCAAACTTTTTGAAAACGCTTAATAGAGCCAGTATTAAGCAGGTCACCCGCTGCCTGATTGAATGGCAACTACATACAATGGTCCGTCCAGGTGAAGCAGTTAAAGCAAGATGGTCAGAAATTGATTTTGAAAATAAGCTATGGCATATCCCTTCAGAAACAATGAAAAAAAATCGTGCTCATATAGTTCCGCTAACTGAACAAGCTATAGAAATCCTAGAATTTTTAAAACCCATTAGCAGACATAGAGAGTTTTTATTTCCTGCCGATCGAGATCCCAAAAAACATGCCAACGAGCAAACAGCGAATGCGGCCATTAAACGAATGGGTTTTAAAGGTTTACTAGTTGCACATGGCTTGCGTTCTATCGCTAGTACAGCGCTAAATGAACAAGGATTTGATCCAGATGTCATTGAAGCCTGTTTAGCTCACGTTGACAAAAATGAAGTTCGACGGGCTTACAATAGAACAGATTATTTAGATCGCCGACGACCTGTTATGAAGTGGTGGTCTAAATTTATTGAACAATCCGAAAAAGGATTACCTGAAAACAGCTTAGAAGGATTAAAAGTCGTTAATGAATAA
- a CDS encoding DUF6387 family protein: MAKRVKDLPEWFNMGNYSECNKLRSNDWSIELSWRYRYFASLDRLFKLADIAAKPGISKEKLDTFKHEIESLLEVLEVYVGSYVGNNPRQFNIADNSKDETCHGISEMYFDQAISLGKFCENKLLENGDMVDCFEQVEEALHKSMPELVFVKSLLGTAVESNPLNLHALSENPDNDPLEHLNKNEQIFIVDYTLPESVLLASFSKKIKALKEKRGVPESNKFNIQALLKACAKYKVLPYIDLMLHEILYQEKIPRNLINNALFTQHDGTQYTIEKHTIPLVKKIFNKQFLGQLSDFND; the protein is encoded by the coding sequence ATGGCTAAGCGCGTTAAAGATCTGCCTGAGTGGTTTAATATGGGTAATTACTCAGAGTGTAACAAGCTAAGGTCAAATGACTGGAGTATCGAGCTAAGTTGGAGATATAGATATTTTGCTTCGCTAGATAGGTTATTTAAGCTGGCCGATATTGCAGCCAAGCCAGGAATATCTAAGGAAAAATTAGATACATTTAAACATGAGATTGAAAGCTTGCTCGAAGTCCTTGAGGTTTACGTGGGTAGTTACGTTGGGAATAACCCACGACAATTTAACATTGCGGATAATTCTAAAGATGAAACTTGCCATGGGATTAGTGAAATGTATTTTGATCAAGCAATAAGCTTAGGTAAATTTTGCGAAAATAAACTCCTAGAAAATGGTGATATGGTAGATTGCTTTGAACAAGTGGAGGAGGCTTTACATAAATCAATGCCTGAACTTGTTTTTGTTAAATCCTTATTGGGTACAGCAGTTGAGAGTAATCCTTTAAATTTACATGCGTTATCTGAAAATCCAGATAATGACCCCCTTGAACACTTGAATAAAAACGAACAGATATTTATTGTTGATTACACTTTGCCCGAAAGTGTTTTATTGGCTAGCTTCTCAAAAAAAATAAAAGCTCTCAAGGAAAAGCGAGGTGTACCAGAAAGCAATAAATTCAATATCCAAGCTTTATTAAAAGCTTGTGCTAAATACAAAGTTCTACCCTATATTGATCTGATGCTTCACGAAATCTTATATCAAGAAAAAATTCCAAGAAATTTGATTAACAATGCACTATTTACACAGCACGATGGCACGCAATACACCATTGAAAAACATACAATCCCACTTGTAAAAAAGATATTCAATAAACAATTTTTAGGGCAGCTATCAGATTTCAATGATTAG
- a CDS encoding helix-turn-helix transcriptional regulator — protein sequence MTKPDTIQFIRKNEVLARFGYTNSTLYDRIKNKLMPCSINLGGNAVGWLKHEVDSVAAAIVEGKSNDEIKIIVSELEADRKNASKWLERNPTETNQAA from the coding sequence ATGACCAAACCAGACACAATTCAATTTATCCGCAAAAACGAAGTATTAGCCCGTTTTGGCTATACCAATTCAACCTTATACGACCGTATTAAAAACAAGCTTATGCCCTGCTCTATTAACTTAGGTGGTAATGCTGTGGGATGGCTTAAACACGAAGTAGACAGCGTAGCCGCTGCGATTGTAGAGGGTAAATCAAACGATGAAATAAAAATCATTGTCAGTGAGTTAGAGGCCGACCGCAAAAACGCCAGTAAATGGCTTGAGCGTAACCCAACAGAAACAAATCAAGCGGCTTAG
- a CDS encoding antiterminator Q family protein, which translates to MSFVYTERLLDAWGSWSKTKNNLGYSSVMGAIADMAQPATRKIKRTFYITDDLGLAVDRAVTVLEQRNEQLAQTIKLYYLAGLSFESLSKQINVGREKASKMLKEAVSWLDAFLLCLGIAK; encoded by the coding sequence ATGAGCTTTGTTTATACTGAAAGACTTTTAGACGCTTGGGGCAGTTGGAGCAAAACAAAAAATAACCTCGGTTATTCATCTGTTATGGGGGCTATTGCCGATATGGCGCAACCGGCCACCCGAAAAATAAAACGTACCTTTTATATAACCGATGACCTGGGGTTAGCGGTTGATCGGGCGGTAACAGTACTTGAACAAAGAAACGAGCAATTAGCCCAAACAATAAAGCTTTATTATCTGGCTGGCTTATCTTTTGAATCACTAAGCAAACAAATAAACGTTGGCCGTGAAAAGGCCAGTAAGATGCTGAAAGAGGCGGTAAGCTGGCTTGATGCCTTTTTATTATGCCTTGGCATTGCCAAGTAG
- a CDS encoding KAP family P-loop NTPase fold protein: MGNNKSKYASWLSEYTFENCKLNRGEYGKFLADYITGEHDGFVLNLNGAWGTGKTEFLRRLYTELVNRKHPTIYIDAWESDFSQVPLTVVASELLTQVKSFLEVSGGDLDMLKHYLGKAIKAAVVGGAGYITKELMDDAGTGREVAKILFESEPEGFLNQVKSGHEEQVTAIIEIRKSLSRLAKSLSEGSHDNCIPVMVLVDELDRCRPSYAIEMLEVIKHFFTTPNFVFVVATDTKQLQTSIRAVYGNDFDSATYLKRFFNRTAELSEPDILNYLNTKHIEIDLSNTAVKLYPGLNYHFKKEDLVKFLTWCFEAYGLSVRDTDQIIAKLNACLRYIYKPSKDKNSLVNAFALVLAIIEHDLAIPQFYSRTNDKAETYSTELTNIYEQSMKLKNPIVENRYENVHLFKIIQFIHEVSVYHTRDLRNELDDICEELGYCRFKVESNPATVLTEIQRSVQKIFDGVNNQPNNYKIWLWDDYRKLVLLAGHID; the protein is encoded by the coding sequence ATGGGTAATAATAAAAGCAAATATGCGTCATGGTTAAGCGAATACACATTTGAAAATTGTAAATTGAACCGTGGAGAGTATGGCAAGTTTTTAGCAGATTATATTACCGGTGAGCATGACGGTTTTGTACTGAATTTAAATGGCGCTTGGGGAACAGGTAAAACTGAGTTTTTACGTCGTTTGTACACTGAGCTTGTTAATCGAAAGCACCCAACCATATATATCGATGCTTGGGAAAGTGACTTTTCGCAAGTACCACTAACTGTTGTGGCGAGTGAATTATTGACTCAAGTGAAAAGTTTTCTCGAGGTCAGTGGGGGGGATTTAGACATGCTTAAACATTACTTGGGCAAGGCTATAAAAGCGGCAGTAGTCGGCGGTGCTGGTTATATCACTAAAGAGTTAATGGACGATGCTGGCACAGGCAGGGAAGTCGCGAAAATTTTGTTTGAAAGTGAGCCAGAAGGCTTTCTTAACCAAGTAAAATCAGGACATGAAGAGCAAGTTACAGCGATAATTGAAATTAGAAAGTCACTTTCCAGATTGGCTAAATCTTTGTCCGAAGGCTCTCATGACAACTGTATCCCTGTTATGGTGCTGGTGGATGAACTTGATCGCTGCCGCCCCAGCTATGCGATAGAAATGCTTGAAGTGATTAAGCATTTCTTCACAACGCCAAATTTTGTTTTTGTGGTAGCAACGGATACCAAACAATTACAAACATCCATTAGAGCCGTGTATGGTAATGACTTTGATTCTGCCACTTATTTAAAACGCTTTTTTAATCGCACCGCGGAATTGTCAGAACCGGATATACTAAATTATTTGAATACTAAGCATATCGAAATCGATTTGAGTAATACGGCAGTCAAACTCTACCCAGGGCTCAACTATCACTTTAAGAAAGAAGACTTAGTGAAATTTTTAACTTGGTGTTTTGAGGCTTATGGTTTGAGTGTACGTGATACTGACCAGATAATCGCAAAACTCAATGCGTGCTTGCGATATATTTATAAACCCTCAAAAGACAAAAATTCACTTGTGAATGCTTTCGCTTTGGTGTTAGCGATTATTGAACATGACCTAGCCATCCCTCAGTTTTATAGCCGAACTAATGATAAAGCTGAAACTTACAGTACCGAGCTGACAAATATTTATGAGCAATCAATGAAATTGAAAAACCCCATTGTTGAGAATAGATATGAAAACGTACATCTCTTTAAAATTATTCAGTTCATCCATGAAGTATCTGTTTATCATACTAGAGATTTACGTAATGAGTTGGATGATATTTGTGAAGAATTAGGATATTGCCGGTTTAAAGTTGAAAGCAATCCAGCAACCGTGCTCACTGAAATACAACGTTCAGTTCAAAAAATTTTTGATGGGGTTAATAATCAGCCGAATAACTACAAAATTTGGCTTTGGGACGACTATAGAAAGTTAGTGCTATTGGCGGGGCATATCGATTAG